A segment of the Polyodon spathula isolate WHYD16114869_AA chromosome 1, ASM1765450v1, whole genome shotgun sequence genome:
tttactttttcccatattgacttgttggtaatgacagcaatcatcctatgcctagcccttttatactctaagaattaAGTTCTGCATTGACTTTTTCTAGCACCTTAGTACAGTACTACCATAACATCAAAGGgtaatgaatacttttgaattagcattttgcgagttttgcaaaaatattgatgaaataaataattgtagacgtcttgtaactttttttttctcttctacaaaagcaaaacttttgctgaaAGAATTTTCCTAAAATTTTTTTGATAAATTCCAGAAATTATAAATTTACatttgggtatgtaaacttttgactagaactgtgatgtgtgtgtgtgtcatatatatatatatatatatatatatatatatattatattatagcttTACCTCTCCTGTTGGCTAttgaaattaacttttaaaataagtacTGCAAACTTCTCAGATCctctttcactttttaaaaaaaatgttaagctgTTGTGCACCGAGTATAACTGTTATTGCTTCTCTGAGGTAGTCACTTAGCAAGGCTAGATCTCCTGCAACTTCTTCTCTCCAATTAATAACTCTTGTGAATTCTCAACAGAAGAGAGCCCGTGGAGAGTTATAAGCAGGGGCTGTTCCATCAGGACAGAGACTTCTACGACGACCAAGAATGCACCTTTCCGTTTCCCTGTGTGCCCATTCAGCCACGGTGCCACCGACAGCATGGCATTGCAGTGGCAGCGGGAAGCCATCGCTGTAGCTGCCAGGACCAGGAGCAGTGGTACCTGTGGTGGAGAGAGTAGCAGCATGTCGGTCCTGCCGGGCTGGATCAGCGAACTGAACCTCGAGAACTGTATGCCGCCTCTGGCACCTCCCACTAAACGGCACTGCCGCTCCCTGTCGGAGCCTGACGAGCTGGCCCGCTGCCGGTCCCCATGGAAACCCAGCAGCAGCTCCAAAGTCTGGACTCCCATCTCCAAGCAGCGCTGCAACAGTGGAGGCAATGCTACCCTGCAGCGTTGCAACAGCCATGGCAGCACAACCATGCAGCGCAGCACCAGCGTCAGCCTGCCACAGCCTTCCTActcatcctcctcttcttccaGCAGCTGTAGCAGCAAACACATGCTCTTCTTGAACAGCAGCGCTTTCAGCGTCACCAGCAGTGGCAGCTTCAACACTTCGCCCGTGCCCCGGCCTTCCTCTGCCAGCAGTGGCTTTGTGGACAGTAGCGAGGGGAGCACGACCTCATCTGGCATCCACTGGCACTCAGGGGGCCCTTATGACCACCATCCCCGGCGACGGCTCTCCCTATCGCAGGAGCACATCACCGACACTGGGAACCTCCTGCCTTCGGCTAACAGCACTCCCACCTCCACCCCGGAGCTGAGTCGCCGGCAGGGCCTCCTGCGCTGCCGCTCCCAGCCCTGTGTGCTCAACGAGCGGAAAAGCGGGCTGAAGCGCAGGCGCGAGGAAGATGTGCGGTGGAGCCGACCCTCCTTGGATTTCCTCAAAATGACAAGGGTAAGGGAAaattaaaaaggggggggggagaatAATTCAGTTAAATTAAGAGTTGCTGAGAAAAGAAAAGACTCTACAGGGCTTTTTATAATAATGGTTGACAAGTTCAAAAATGTATTAACCTGATTTCCACTTATGTTGAAAGCCAGTTGCTCAAACAAAACGTGATGTGAAAAACATTGCTAAAGCAAGTCATTTTGGCAATAGTTGCTGCACGGTGAAGAGGTTACACAATTAACTACTTGGCCTGacccattcttttaaataatgtaatcaaTTTCCACTGTGTAACTCTTTaactgtaaataattattttgtctttattttttacttttaatactttGATCATGCAAGTAAATGCCCATGGAAGGAAAGCATTTTGCTTTTGCTCTTGATGAATGATACCAGGCCTGGGATAAAGACCCCTTGGGAGGAGTCAAAGACTGTGGGAATGTTTATTCCATCTGTGAAGTTTTAGTTTTGACAGGTAACTTTAgggtggttttttttgtgttttcagggCTTAGACAGTTTATTTCCAATTGTTGCAGGCTGTGTGTGATAGTGGGAGAGGGGCATCCCACAGATTTAATTTAGAGCTCATTCATTCTGAAGTGCATGAAAAAAGTATTGATAGTTATTTTCATTCCAAACAAAAGCCCTGTATCTTCAGGCAGTTCTTTCTGGCTGCATAATTGTGTGATTTATTGGTAATGTTGTCTTTCTATAACAACTACCTTTTTATATGCATGGATTCAGTTCACCTGATATGGCCGGTATGTGGCATGATTTCTGGCTGTGTAAATACAAGGTGGTTTCACGGAGTACTGTTGCTTCTATAACAATGTATTTCCTTGCAAAACACTGAAAACCTCAATTTTGTACCTAAACTTGTCTGTTACATCTGGTTGTTAAATGACTCTGCAAATAGTATTTATGATAGGCAGttaatacttttttctttttttttgttggctcataacccttttattttattcaggtttAAGAAACCTTTGTAACACCTCATACCCTGTAGCCAGCTTGAATTTCTCCACATGCTGTTGTGAAGGAGAATACCCTCCCTGGCTGGCCTGTCTCTTCCCATCTCTTCCTCATGATTAGGTTCTGCTTATTTCCAGGCACAGCTGTTCGAACCCTCTTTGAAATCAGTGTTTCCCCCTAGGGCTTTAACCATTAGCCAACATCCCATGCTGGGTGGCTAATTCCTGTTGCATGTACTTTTGGATTCCAGCTTCACTGGCTTTCCCCTTTATCGAggaggagagacagaaatggaagttactgagaagttgtttatagtttgaacaccggtgctgtatatactgtagaaatattgcatgaatcactagtatagggaactgGAGGACAtactgtaggagcattatatctgAGACGCATCCTAACGGGGAGCCTTGTATTTCAAAAATCACAACGTGGTAATGTAGTGTGTTAAATGTAGCTTATTTGTTAAGTCCTTGGGTTTCTATGTCATTTATAAAAGGCA
Coding sequences within it:
- the LOC121325597 gene encoding protein FAM53A-like isoform X3, yielding MHSFVCFRLQKDRAAGNADTQHSPEKLIQSGSLFSYKIHEESPWRVISRGCSIRTETSTTTKNAPFRFPVCPFSHGATDSMALQWQREAIAVAARTRSSGTCGGESSSMSVLPGWISELNLENCMPPLAPPTKRHCRSLSEPDELARCRSPWKPSSSSKVWTPISKQRCNSGGNATLQRCNSHGSTTMQRSTSVSLPQPSYSSSSSSSSCSSKHMLFLNSSAFSVTSSGSFNTSPVPRPSSASSGFVDSSEGSTTSSGIHWHSGGPYDHHPRRRLSLSQEHITDTGNLLPSANSTPTSTPELSRRQGLLRCRSQPCVLNERKSGLKRRREEDVRWSRPSLDFLKMTRTLKNSKSLCSLDYEEDDEHDNVDDDPHMKTIVSSPCDSNDLLMNIITPGSSPEKENSVRHHHRVGGRHLWSFGSTAAVSESDEDTSDCESTEFPLDLVDLDLEQIENN
- the LOC121325597 gene encoding protein FAM53A-like isoform X2 gives rise to the protein MVTLITEKLQNQSLDDLTCKAYCINLHSPEKLIQSGSLFSYKIHEESPWRVISRGCSIRTETSTTTKNAPFRFPVCPFSHGATDSMALQWQREAIAVAARTRSSGTCGGESSSMSVLPGWISELNLENCMPPLAPPTKRHCRSLSEPDELARCRSPWKPSSSSKVWTPISKQRCNSGGNATLQRCNSHGSTTMQRSTSVSLPQPSYSSSSSSSSCSSKHMLFLNSSAFSVTSSGSFNTSPVPRPSSASSGFVDSSEGSTTSSGIHWHSGGPYDHHPRRRLSLSQEHITDTGNLLPSANSTPTSTPELSRRQGLLRCRSQPCVLNERKSGLKRRREEDVRWSRPSLDFLKMTRTLKNSKSLCSLDYEEDDEHDNVDDDPHMKTIVSSPCDSNDLLMNIITPGSSPEKENSVRHHHRVGGRHLWSFGSTAAVSESDEDTSDCESTEFPLDLVDLDLEQIENN
- the LOC121325597 gene encoding protein FAM53A-like isoform X1 is translated as MHNICFKLNQFTSHLPTSILLQQLKLMLEVKPCSSWEGLKIHSWLASPTLICTIFGIFNAAFRHSPEKLIQSGSLFSYKIHEESPWRVISRGCSIRTETSTTTKNAPFRFPVCPFSHGATDSMALQWQREAIAVAARTRSSGTCGGESSSMSVLPGWISELNLENCMPPLAPPTKRHCRSLSEPDELARCRSPWKPSSSSKVWTPISKQRCNSGGNATLQRCNSHGSTTMQRSTSVSLPQPSYSSSSSSSSCSSKHMLFLNSSAFSVTSSGSFNTSPVPRPSSASSGFVDSSEGSTTSSGIHWHSGGPYDHHPRRRLSLSQEHITDTGNLLPSANSTPTSTPELSRRQGLLRCRSQPCVLNERKSGLKRRREEDVRWSRPSLDFLKMTRTLKNSKSLCSLDYEEDDEHDNVDDDPHMKTIVSSPCDSNDLLMNIITPGSSPEKENSVRHHHRVGGRHLWSFGSTAAVSESDEDTSDCESTEFPLDLVDLDLEQIENN